The Amaranthus tricolor cultivar Red isolate AtriRed21 chromosome 2, ASM2621246v1, whole genome shotgun sequence genome contains the following window.
TGGGTACAGCCTGTAACGAGGAACAAACAGGGGAactaatcaataatgaatggttCATGCAACTTCTTATAAAGCTCATATATTATCCCACTAAATTCTCCATCCAAATCTACTCTTACTTTCATTTCTGTGCTAACTCAAACTGCACTTTCATTCTAACTAATACTCTAGTAAACCATGTTTTTGAAATtgctataattattaatatttttttcttacaaaatattttttcgTTCTGTTTTCCATGCTTCATAAGCATTTTACacaagaattaaaaaattagtatttttacattaaaaatactataatttcTAAATAGAAAGATGTAAAAAGAGGTGTAAAGAAAAAATAGGACAAAATAAACATTTATATAGTTAAATTTTGCCATAAATAATAATCAAGCAAGTAATTTAAAACAgctaaataaaaaaagtataacAAGTATGATGAAAAAGAGTCTTACATCACTTAGGGATCTCACGTTTGAAAGAGTTAAAACATTCACATACACTCAAACCTATAATTCAAAAACTCTACTTGTGAATACTAAATATACATTTTCCTATTAGTagataatattttacttttaaatattaaccCAAAAAAATTATTGGCATGGAATAGAGGCAGGCCCCTTTAGGTTGCTTAAAAGATCCACCCCTAGTCTTATAGCCATGGCTATTTCAACTTAGGTGAGTAGCAAATGGTTTTAATTCATGTTTGTTTAAGTGGATGCTTCCTCCCTAGAGTTTGCTGCagctcaaaaatcaaaatgagaGTTCTATGTACTTCTTGTAGCAAATACTACATAAAGAAACAGAGTGACCAAATGTGGTTTATATATTGCCAAGGGTCAAAAGTTAACTTTTTGTAAAAGCTATTTATGAAtcatatttttacaattttcccAATTTAATATGCTATAAGTCAACTAAAGTAATAAGTTGGTCACTAAGCCATTACCAAAATTTTATGTTACTAAAATAAGTGCGTATAATGTATGTGTTTCAGTGTGCTGCCCTAGGACACAAAGCCACAAACAAGTCATAGACCAAATAGTAGCCGAAATTGATACAAATAAAGCTATGCTTTTCATATTGGATAGGATAGAGTTATCATCATTTttgttgaataataattatacataCATTCAAGAAGGGATGCTAATAACAAAATCCTAATTTATGTATAACATAATGAGAAAAAATAAGGTCAAGTGATTGTCATACCAAGAGTGCGCAAACCTATTTCTCAATCCAGGATAGTTTGTGCTTGTTCATCATCCATTGTCGGAGTTTGTAAAACGGTTGAAGATTGTATCTTTGTATGAACAAAATTAAGTCCGTCTGTTGATTGACTTACTGCGAGTATGGAGTGCTAAATGGCTAAGGTTTAGCCATTACGAAAAGGGATAGTCAGCTGACTCCCGGCTGAAGCATTGGAAAGAAACTCCAGTTGTTTTGACCACTAATATCTTTCCCGACTTTCTCATCAGCCCACCACTCTGAGGTAAGGTTTGATTGCGCAATAGATTCTCTGTTGCTACTATCGAAATTGAATTCTTTGACTGATCCGAGAGAGATAGAGGACTTCTTGTGTAGACAATCCTCTGTTACACCTGAAGTTGTCTCATGGCTTTCGGTTAAGCCCTCTTGAGAACACAGGAAGCAGTTCTCGGCTTTGTGTGGAACAACATCATTGCTTCTTGCGTATTGATCCCTAGTTTCCTGCTCACCTTCCACTGCCTTCTCAAGAACTATTGGAATATCTTCCCGACAAAGCTCAAATGAGACCCTGTGATCGACTAGAGCCTCCGCAGCCAGCAAACCATTTTCCGAGTTAGCAAGTGATGCCACTTCTGAAATTTGGTTCTCCACTGGTAGAGGGTCATAAGGGGCAAATCCTGTACCATCTGGTGTAACTGATCCAGATCCTAGTCTTGAACCCCATTTGTGCGTAGAAAATTTCTTTGAGTCAAACAACTTGGAAGCATCTACCATGCGGAACTCAAGGATTGGACGTCTATCAAGGTAAGGTGATGACGTGCCAGACGTAGAATTTACTGAGCCAGGGGATATGAGATGGTGGACTTCGTAGCAGGATAGTGCAAGTTTGTGATTGGTTCCACTGTTCCTCCTTGCACGGTTGAGTGAAGAGGTGAGCAATTGAGCAAATGGAACTTCAGGAGATGATGGAGTGGTGAATTGCATAGGTTCAGGAGGGGGAGTAACAGCAGCAGTAGATGGCTCCGTGGTGAAGGCAGAAAGTACAGGGGGTGAGACTAGCTGAGTCTCATGGGCATATGGGCCAATGGTGAAAATATGTGCTTGTCCAGGAGACTGAAGAGCATTTACAGAAAGAGGAGTTATCGTCAGCAATCCACCTGGAGAGTGAGTAGCTGTTGGTGGATCTGATTGCAAAAATGTAGGAGACGATGGAGGTGCAATAAATGGTAATATTATAGATGTTGAAGGGTTTGGGTTGTCAGAAACAGTCACTGCAGTCTCAGTAACAGTAGGCTCGGGTACAAGGGTAGCATGGCTTATCCTCTTGCTGGTTTTGAGAGAACCGAAGCACCAATAGAGATTCCAACAGCTTCCCCATCTTCTTTTCTGTAATCATCATCCAATACTTTATTTAGAATTATACTCACAAAAAAAGATGcttgtaaaaaatatttgactAACAACTAGGTTAAAATAATGCAGGGCACAATATTGGAAACAATCAGATAAACCCAGGCTCTGAGTAACACATAGCAACTGGTGATCGAAAGAAAGCACAATATTTTTTCTTCAATCATAAAGTTCTTCAAGGGCAATCAAACTATTCTAGCTTCATCACATTTGTAAATTTTGATAATCGTCCCATTAGCTACTAAGTATTCAACTTTCAAGATGTTCTTCAACTGTCAGATAAAAGAGGGTCAAAGATCAACGAAGCATTCCCTGTTTCTGATCTGGTAACACAGAGACCTAGACTCAGAAATTCAGATTTAGGATTAAGTCAAGTTCCTTCTAACTTTGTATCTACCTTAGGTGGTCAAAAATCTACTTTGGGTGGTCAAAATACCGTAACATTCTTATTCTGAGAATAGAATGCTGAGAACAAGCATAATAGACTTATCTAGAACAATTTACTACACGTCCATGATCAACCTACACaataaaatttcaaacttttctcTAGGAAAAGTGACATCAATAAACAGTGGCTTCATCTCcaaattcagaaaaaaatcATTTCAACTTGAAATCTCAGTCCGCATATAACAATCCTACTTGATTTCCACAGTAAGTTGCATATTCCAACAAAGCTTTCAGATTGCCCATCCAAAATCTCCAGCATGCCAAACACACTTCATCACGGACAAATCAATTCTAGTGAAGTATAATAAGGTCAACTCGCAGTCAAAGGCAAGTGGAAAGATAAAACGTTTTCCGAAAATATTTCAAGTCGCTTCATATTTAATCATGAATTCATGTTAGTACCTCATAGTAGCTGGACTTCCAGCTTGCACAACCCATCTCACACTAAGCAaaactcatcaaattccaaaacAAGCTAGCTTTCgcataaaaaactaataaaaccTTAAACAAGTCCACAGTTCTTATCAATAGTATCACATTTGACATCTACCAACCTAACAACTCAACTCAACTAATCACAATATCTTAAAACATCGGCCGCATCTTCTCCTTCTCCCGAGGCAACTAACTAATAATAGTTACCTTAATAGCTTTTTCACAGAATTACACAAGtttaaaaaaaaccataatTTCGCAATCAAAAGCAAAGTTATTACCTTTTTAACTATGAAAAAGGCTACTTCTAAGTAGGTATAAAGTAAGTTTACTTCCATAAAGTTGATAATCATACTTATTTCAACCATCACTCAAAATTAAAGGAGAAGTCTCAAGATTCAAGAGATTAAATCAATCACTACAATTGCAAAAAGTGACCAAATTATCTTCTCTTACAACAGCTCCTAAATTCTTTACCGCCTCATTTAATGAATAATTCACTTTTCTTTTTCAGTTAAAGCAtgaatctctaaaaatacatgattcaattttttttttctatggaACAAATAATTCTTGATTTAAACATCAATTATCAATATCGAGATATATCAACACTCTCTTAGTTTACTGTTCACGCGTTTTGATATTCAATTATGTGTTCTTCACTACATCATAactcaaaaaatatttaaagaatCAATACATATACTAAAAAAGATAATCAACAAAAAAGGAGATTAATCGATAAAATTAACGAAAATCAAATTTACCTGAACACAGACAGGTTGAACACGGCTTTCAGCGGTGACGATCGCCGCAGCAGCAGCGTTAACAGTTTCGACGCTATTATTCACTCTCGCCATCATTGCATCGAAAAATCGCAATTTCTCAATATACTGCTGTTTCCACCGAAAAACCGCAATTTCTCAACTATTCTGTTCTAGTCCACCGGAAAACCTTCAAAAAATTTACAACCGCCAAAAGAGTCCAGGAAAACAAGATCTAATACACACAACGAATTTAACCACTAGAGATCATGAAAGGCACCGATTTTCGTCGAACAAATCCAGTTGAGTAGAATTTAATCAGTGAAGAAGGAGATCAATGGAAAAAATAAGATGAAAACTGAAAACGGATTGAATTCACGTAAATGTTGTTTCTCTCTCTTGATGTGTAAAGAAAAGAAATGGagagtaaaacaaaatgatTCGTGAattatgtattttaattttaatggagagagaataaaatgatataatttatttgagataCTTGCTGTTATTCTGTTGTGCGTTGTTTGTGCCGCTTGTGCGTATAACGGATTACACGGAGGATGTCTTTGAATTACTATTATGCCCTTTCATTGTTGGAAACTTGACGCCATGTgagataatattatttttatttcagaacaaaaaatgaattttttatatattaagcgaaaataaaaattaatttttattgattaaaatttaattttactaCAAATTTTTACTAATAGtaacttatttttattgaattgatTTTTACAATTATTAACTTTTACTAATTTCAATTGATTTTTACTAAATCAACCAGTATTCTTATATACATCAAAacacaatattaatttttcatagGTATATAATTACATACAAAAGAACagaaaattagtataaatacATATTATTACCTTTTCTTGATTGacttatcttttttatttccaAATGTCTTTCAAAAATAATCACATTAATGAACCCAAAACAACCTAATAATTCTATATACAAgagattaataattaatatcactTTAAGAATATTACTTATTACTACGTGACACTAATAATTAGATActatttgtttttcttaaattaataccaaagagaaataaagtgttttttattaagaaaaagatgaatattttagtaataaataaatagagagtaaattatactaatgaaattaaaagatagttaaaatgtataaataaaaagaaagtgaCGGATTATTATCTAAAAGtcaaaaatgatgcaaaataagtaTATGCATCGATTAACTATGTCAAAGCGGGCTATCACTCAGGGCCCAAAATTTTTAAGGTCCAAAAATGTAGTTTTCATGTTCACATGGTTGATATTaatatgaattaaatttagatacAATTTGCATTTTTGCCAAGTAATATgagttattacttattattgCTATTCATAATATAAGATCAAGTGCTATTCATAATATAGTTAaaagtactccctcctattcaaccTACTTGTCTCAATTGAATGTTCACATTTGCCGAGATAACATTCTAgccattaatatctctaattgtgcataattgtaaattatgaaaaattaatcttgagaatccttgcattgagacgactaaaataaaatctcacttgactatattttaaattagagattaagaataaaatataaattaagagtgattagaGAATATTGGcggaaaaaataaatgagacaagTAGGAAGAATATgagggagtatatattttttttgaataatacctGATTCATTCATAAAGAGTCATACGACATCTACATCAGAGATAAAATTAACAAGTACATAATAAATTTAACCaaagataattcaaaattaacaaaactacgatCGTTGTATATGAGATCTGACGATTCTCAATATCCTCTTTCACATCGTTGTTTGACACAGCCTTCTACAAGGGGGTCTTTCGATCTGTTGTAGTCTTGAgataaaattgaatttgatgtagttgatggtaattgcaattttggTGTCTGCTGCATTATCGCATTAATCTCTACgaaaaaatcaattacaaaccaaacttcataaCTCCAAACTCTCACGGAGAGAGAGATCAAAACACAATATATGGATAGAATCAACCCTATGAATGGGTAGAACAACTTTTCAGTTGGGAGAGGacaaatatttattctaattatatttaaaaagcttaaaatggaTAAATTTAGGGGCTTATCATTAACCAGAAGGTTGATAATAGCCCCAAACCAACTATGgagattagggttttttttagagagaggagagagaaaagaaaaggaaaaaaatatgagGAAGTATTGTATTATTCATTACGCTTTAAGTTGTTAAAAGTCTTTTCACCTTTCGCTTTAAgcccaaaaaaaacaaaataaccaTAAAATAAGTGAAATAGACCAAAATATCAAATGATCTTAaatatttagtaatttagtataGAAGGaataaagcttttttttttgtcacACTCTCTATGTCATCCTTTTGGACTTGCACCATAGGATCTAAAAAGttcttatatattatttgaGATTTCAAAGGACATCATAGGATCTATGTCATTTTTTTTACTgtatgtgtttatatttttgctatcttaattttaatgatATTCTTTTAGACTTACTAGGCGAATATATGGAGtcaaaaatacttttttttttccaacgGGGATAATTATAGGGAATTTTCAAttccatttgaaaatttttacttacatgattttaaaattttcatagtttaaccagcctttatatagtaaattattTACGAGTATATGTATATCGACTATTTGGCCCCTGATTCAAAATCTTAATTTCGCTCGAacaaaaatactaaatttacTATTTAAAACAAGATTATTCTTCTATTTGACAATTGTACAAGTCTATTTAACTAGGACAACATGAAACATAGATATGTATGTCTAGTGTAGTTATTGTGgcaaaaagaaggaaaaaaagaaagaacatAATTGTAAAGATTTAACTGCAAAAAAGGAACCTTAAATTAATGAACGGAATGGTCAGAGAAATGCAAATGCGAATACAAGGTACTCGTGATTTTATTACGGCGGGGTAGGCACGTGACTTTCGTGACCCTTATTCATTACTTTCACTACTTACCTACTGGCTACTGCCCACctttttatcattgttcatcgtacattttttttaaattttttatttatacctATTTTCAtacttatatttctattttttatatgaaaattttattaatgttaaAGATTAGGAGAatataagaagaaaaataataaataatttaatctaAACTTGCTATATTGGGCATTTTTGGTACTGAATAACAATACAAATATGTTATATTTATAgtataattcatatatattatttctatacTATTCATATCTTATTTGGTATTGCTTTTTAAGTTATATTGAATTGAACTCATTACTTTTACTCTCATATCAAtataatttagtttttattaattattttcatcaTCAATAGAAATTAGAAAACatatttttaaactttattttaatgtagtataagttattttatggatgagattaataCAAAATGACTTGCTTTTTTGTATCTATAATTTTAATAGCAATAGTAATATAAATAGTTTTACTCTAatctatatttaaaaaaaaaaaatcctttaatTTGATCTAGAAAACCTTGTCTTAATACCCAACATGCATGGCCGAAAGCAAAAGGAGAGAGTCTTACCAAAACTAGAAGGTACATCAATAAAAGTATATAtctaatatttaaatatatattcctACACTATCAAAATCGATGTTTGATTCTCCAAACTTGCCTTTAATTTGGAGTTATATTCCACCTACTTTTCACTCTCTCATAAAGATAGATAATCTctcaataaatataattataaaataaattaataatcaaatattaatattaataaaataaaagaatctaATTTAGCTTTGATCATGTTAGTGTATggtggcttttttttttttttttttttttccatttcttAACCAGTAATAATTCCATGTGGTGTTAGATTTGGTTTTCTTACTAGTTACTTACAAGGATATGATTGCATGTGAGGACAATTAATACAAggaataaatttaaaaagtttaatGCCTTGATCATCTAGACATTGGTTTCCATTTTCTTTCATTTGTTCATAAGTTTGTGTACATAAAGTACTAAAAATTGTTTATATTAATAAGTATAAAAGCTAAATTTAGTAAGTGTTAATTTACAAGTAAAATAATAAGGTATAGACATTTTATAATAGATTTCAAATTTATAAGCgtttaattcatgtttaatatGTCTAATTTTAgctttacatatatatatgttatatatccCGGTCTTAATGTGGGGTATAATATCGGATTGTTTAGACTATAACttgcttatttaattaaaacatTTATTACTATtgaaatttgtaaattataacATATGACCCTAAAAAAtgatagttaattttttttacacatGTGATGTTCCGCCCTCTATATTAGTATATGTTTTtgatttacaataaataaataaataagtatatatatatatatatatatatatatatatatatatatatatatatatatatatatatatatatatatatatatcttattatGAGAATTATGAAAACCATGTTATAAATTGAACTAGGTGTTAAAAAGtgataatttttactcaaaaaGGTattactttttagcaaaaagtGTTACCTgtttaacaaaaattttttccaaaaaaaaatactgataaattaacaaataattatcGCTATTTACATAAAAcgtgtttttttaaaacaaaaaattgatacttttaagAGTTATGATTCTCATATATTTAAGAGATTGGATGGTTATCATTTTGCAAGTAAGGATTAATTAacatgttattattaatttatttcatagGTTGCCCACTTGCCCCTAATAACATGAGGCCTTTTTGGTCAAGACTTGCACGTGTGCATCTCCACTTGTTAGCTAAATTTTTGGTAAATCGATAAtgacataatccaattctttCTTTTCTACATCTTTCATGATTAtcgttattattttatttttcttaaataataaaaataaaatgaaaaataatattagataataataataataataataataataataataatattattattattattatcattattattattattattatagtaatactaataataataataataataataataatagacgAGGACAAGAGTGCTTTTAGTCCCATCTTTACCATAATCCTCTCCACAAAACATTGATAATGATATCCTAACATGCCCCCTGCTTTTCGTCCCTTTTCCCTCGCATAAAAATGATATTATAGTGTTTCTATCTGTTTTATCTACTATTTCATccctttatattttaaatttaccttgttaatcactttttataaaaaatattttaaattaaattagataaatcCAAATAAACGGAGAAAATACTTCTTACATCTTAAAGCTTGAGAATTGCATGATAGTTAGTGAAAATTATACTCGGCTCCTTTTACACGACGCACTTGTTAAGGGCACAAAAtctaaaaatacataattaaagtcGGATTTAAGATTCAATATTTATAGCACCAGTATTGGTgtttaaatatcaaaaaaagtTGTAACAAACTTACTGATATTT
Protein-coding sequences here:
- the LOC130806263 gene encoding uncharacterized protein LOC130806263; its protein translation is MMARVNNSVETVNAAAAAIVTAESRVQPVCVQKRRWGSCWNLYWCFGSLKTSKRISHATLVPEPTVTETAVTVSDNPNPSTSIILPFIAPPSSPTFLQSDPPTATHSPGGLLTITPLSVNALQSPGQAHIFTIGPYAHETQLVSPPVLSAFTTEPSTAAVTPPPEPMQFTTPSSPEVPFAQLLTSSLNRARRNSGTNHKLALSCYEVHHLISPGSVNSTSGTSSPYLDRRPILEFRMVDASKLFDSKKFSTHKWGSRLGSGSVTPDGTGFAPYDPLPVENQISEVASLANSENGLLAAEALVDHRVSFELCREDIPIVLEKAVEGEQETRDQYARSNDVVPHKAENCFLCSQEGLTESHETTSGVTEDCLHKKSSISLGSVKEFNFDSSNRESIAQSNLTSEWWADEKVGKDISGQNNWSFFPMLQPGVS